A segment of the Candidatus Eisenbacteria bacterium genome:
TCCCACTGCCCGCCGTAGCCCGGAAAATTCATGTCGGTGAAGCCGGCGGACGATGCGGACGTCTGAAGCCCGTGGTTGTCGCCGTAGTACTGCACGATGCTCGAGTTGTAGACGCCGCCCGTGATCGGATCGGTATAGGCGAAGTCGCCGTGCGCACGCAGCCCGCACCACGCGGACGCACTGCCACCGATCGGCGTCCAGGTCGGCCCGATGCTGGGCGCCGAACCATTGCGCGGGTCGGAGTGCGCGACCGGTGTCCTCAGCGCGCCGCCGTCGCGATGCCAGTAGCCCGTGACTCCGAAGGTCGGCTTGGATCCGTTCGCCGCCTTGTTGCCGCCGTTGCCGTAGTCGAAGCCGAAGAAGGGCCGCCACCAGTCGTTGCGCACCGCGGTCGAAGTGTTCTGGTGCGGCCGCGCGATCACCCACCACCCCTGGTGCGCGTCGGTCTCGCCGGGATTCAGGTCATCCCAGCCCCAGTAGCCGTTGTTGTTTGCGCCACCCTGATTCGTGACTCCGGTTTGCCGATTCCCGCCGCGTCCAACGTGAAACGGCCCCGCGCCTCCCGCTACTCCGGGATACCCGGTCGCTCCGGTGACATGACCGATCCACGTCGTATCGGAGGCAGCGGCGAGTCGCGCCGACTTCGCGCGCAGACTCGACTGCTGTCCGAGCTTGCCCGACCAGTTCACGTTGATCGGATCGGGATGGTGCGGGCAGCCGGGTGGGTCCTGTTCCTGGGAGAAGGCGGTGACGGGAGAGACAGCGCTCAAGAGCGAGAACGCGAGCATTGCCCGCATCCACGGCAGTCGGCGGGATGAGGAATTCACGGAGTGCCTCCGCGTGTGGCCGTGGGGAACGGCACGACGCTCAGGGGGATCTGAGCGGGGAGAATGTTAGCGGAGTCGCCGGTGTCAGGTCGAGGTCAAACCGGCGTCCCCGGGCACTCTCACCGCACTCCGACGGCCTGCGGAGGGGATTACATCAACCCCAGCATCGAGCGTCGCGCCTGCTCCAGCAGCGCGTTGCCCTGGAGTCCCCACCAGATCGTCAGGCCGAGCGCGACCAGCACGCCCGCCATCGACGGCACGCTCCACGAGATCGGCGTCGCCTCGCCCTGTGGCTCCTGCATGTAGAGCGCCACGGTCACGCGCAGGTAGTAGAAGATGGACACCACGCTGTTCAGCACGCTGACGATCACGAGCGGCATGTAGCCCGCATCGATCGCGACCCCGAAGATGAAGATCTTCGCCATGAAGCCGGCGGTCGGCGGAATGCCGCCGAGCGACAGCATGAAGATCGCGAACGCGATGCCGATCAGCGGCTGGCGGAACCCGAGGCCGCGCAGGTCGGCGATCAGCACCCGCTCGTCGCGATCGCGGCCGAGGATGCCGAGCAGTCCGAACGCGCCCAGGTTCATGAGTGCATAGACGGCGAGGTAGAACAGCGCCGCCGCCCCACCGCTCGCGCCCCCGACCACCACGGCGACCAGGATGTAACCGGCGTGCGCGATGCTCGAGTAGGCGAGCATGCGCTTCACGTTGTTCTGCAACAGCGCGGTGACGTTGCCGACCGTCATGGTGAGGATCGCGAGCGCGATGAGGATCGGCTTCCAGTCGGCCTGCAGTCCGTCGAGTCCGTTGATCACGACTCGCAACAGCCCGGCGAACGCGGCGGCCTTCGCCCCCACCGACATGTAGCCGGTGACCGTGGTGGGCGCGCCCTCGTAGGCATCGGGAGTCCACATGTGAAACGGGACCGCGGCGATCTTGAACGCGAAGCCCGTCAGCAGCAACACGCTCCCCACGATCAAGAGCGGATTCTTGAGCAGCGGCGTGTCGGACAGGAACGCACTCATCGCGGTCAGGTTCGTGGTGCCGGTCGCCCCGTAGAGCAGCGCGATTCCGTACAGCAGGAAGCCCGAGGCGAACGCACCGAGCAGGAAGTACTTGAGCGCCGCCTCGCTGGACTCGAGCCGCGAGCGCCGGAAGCCGACCAGCACATAGAGCGCGAGCGACATCAGCTCGAGCCCGACGAAGAACGTGATCAGGTCGTTCGACGCCGCCATGATGATCATGCCGAGCGTCGACGACAGCATCAGTGCGTAGTACTCGGGTTGCGGAATGCGGGTGCGTTTCACGTAGTCCCACGACAGCAGCACGGAGATCGCCGTGATGGCGCAGAACAGGAGCACGAAGAACACCGTGAAGCCGTCGTGCACGTACATGCCCTCGAACAGGGCACGGCGGACGTCGCGCACCTTCCAGACGCTGTAGGCGGCGGCGGCGAGCGTGAGCAGCGCCACGATCGGGCCCCGATTGCCGCGACTCTTCGGCAGGAATTCGAGCATCAGGATCAGCATGGCGCCGACCGACAGCGCGATCACCGGCCCCAGCGCCCACCAGTCGACCGCCAGGAAATGCGGCTGCGGCACCACCGAGTTCATCAGCGCGTCCCTCCCGAAGCCGTTGGCGCGATCGCGGCGGGCGCCACGAGGATCGGCGCGTCGTTCATCGCGTGGCTGGTGCGGGTCCGAACGTTGACGATCTGGAGTGTGCGACCGATCGAAGCCTGCATGCGGTCGATGAACGGCTGAGGCGCGACACCCATCCAGAAGATCAGCACCAGCAGCGGCGCGAACACCAGCCGCTCGCGCATCGAGAGGTCGGTGAGCTTCTCGTTCTCGGGGTGCGTCACCGGCCCGAACACCACGCGCTGGAACATCCACAGCATGTAGCAGGCGGACAGAATCACGCCGACGGCGGCAGCGGCGGCCCACCACGGATTCACCCGGAAGGCGCCGAGCAGCACCAGGAACTCGCCGATGAACCCGTTCGTGCCGGGCAGGCCGATCGACGAAAGCATCACGATCAGGAAGATCACCGCGAAGACCGGGATCGGCTTCCAGAGCCCCCCGAAGTCGGCGATGAGCCGCGTGTGACGGCGTTCGTAGATCATGCCGACCAGCAGGAACAGCGCGCCGGTCGAGACGCCGTGGTTGAGCATCTGCAGCATCGCGCCGGTGATGCCCTGGGTATTGAGCGCATAGAGCCCGAGCATGCAGAAGCCGAGGTGGCTCACCGACGAATACGCCACCAGCTTCTTGAGATCCGGCTGCACCATGGCAACCAGCGCACCGTAGAGAATCCCGATGATCGCGAGCGCGACGATCCACGGCGTGAACTCGGCGGACGCGACCGGGAAGATCGGCATCGCAAACCGCAGGAAGCCGTAGGTACCCATCTTGAGGAGCACCGCCGCCAGGAT
Coding sequences within it:
- a CDS encoding NADH-quinone oxidoreductase subunit N, with amino-acid sequence MNSVVPQPHFLAVDWWALGPVIALSVGAMLILMLEFLPKSRGNRGPIVALLTLAAAAYSVWKVRDVRRALFEGMYVHDGFTVFFVLLFCAITAISVLLSWDYVKRTRIPQPEYYALMLSSTLGMIIMAASNDLITFFVGLELMSLALYVLVGFRRSRLESSEAALKYFLLGAFASGFLLYGIALLYGATGTTNLTAMSAFLSDTPLLKNPLLIVGSVLLLTGFAFKIAAVPFHMWTPDAYEGAPTTVTGYMSVGAKAAAFAGLLRVVINGLDGLQADWKPILIALAILTMTVGNVTALLQNNVKRMLAYSSIAHAGYILVAVVVGGASGGAAALFYLAVYALMNLGAFGLLGILGRDRDERVLIADLRGLGFRQPLIGIAFAIFMLSLGGIPPTAGFMAKIFIFGVAIDAGYMPLVIVSVLNSVVSIFYYLRVTVALYMQEPQGEATPISWSVPSMAGVLVALGLTIWWGLQGNALLEQARRSMLGLM
- a CDS encoding NADH-quinone oxidoreductase subunit M, giving the protein MHGTWLSWIVFLPLIGAAAVMLLPQRFTRLVATLFAAAEVAIALPLWWRMDSSNGAWQFAELRDWIPSWGASYSLAVDGISSLLVLMTVVVTLIAVVGAFNSVDKRAREFFALILALETGMLGTFLATDLLLFYVFWEAMLIPMYLLIGVWGGQRRIYAALKFFLYTMVGSVLMLVAILWLYFHHRSEAGFATFALDAYYGLPLAAAAQTWLFLAFALAFAIKVPMFPFHTWLPDAHVEAPTAGSVILAAVLLKMGTYGFLRFAMPIFPVASAEFTPWIVALAIIGILYGALVAMVQPDLKKLVAYSSVSHLGFCMLGLYALNTQGITGAMLQMLNHGVSTGALFLLVGMIYERRHTRLIADFGGLWKPIPVFAVIFLIVMLSSIGLPGTNGFIGEFLVLLGAFRVNPWWAAAAAVGVILSACYMLWMFQRVVFGPVTHPENEKLTDLSMRERLVFAPLLVLIFWMGVAPQPFIDRMQASIGRTLQIVNVRTRTSHAMNDAPILVAPAAIAPTASGGTR